A stretch of the Conger conger chromosome 3, fConCon1.1, whole genome shotgun sequence genome encodes the following:
- the arrb2b gene encoding arrestin, beta 2b has protein sequence MGDKAGTRVFKKSSPNCKLTVYLGKRDFVDHLDHVDPVDGVLLIDPEYLKDRKVFVTLTCAFRYGREDLDVLGLSFRKDLYISTFQAFPPLPEEQKPLSRLQERLLKKLGQQAHPFNFTVPQNLPCSVTLQPGPEDTGKACGVDFEIRAFCAKSVEEKIHKRNSVRLVIRKVQYAPEKPGPQPMVETTRSFLMSDRSLHLEASLDKELYYHGEPISVNVHVTNNSTKTVKRAKISVRQYADICLFSTAQYKCPVAQVEADDQVSPSSTFCKVYTLTPMLSNNREKRGLALDGKLKHEDTNLASSTIVKDVCNKEVLGILVSYRVKVKLVVSRGGDVSVELPFVLMHPKPSDLPSSRPQSVVPETDTPVDTNLIEFETNNFSQDDDFVFEDFARLRLKGMKDDKDEDDHFC, from the exons AGTCTTTAAGAAGTCCAGCCCCAACTGCAAG CTCACAGTATACCTGGGGAAGAGAGACTTTGTGGATCATCTAGACCATGTGGACCCAGTCG atGGAGTTCTGTTGATTGATCCCGAATATCTTAAAGACAGAAAAG TGTTCGTGACCCTGACATGTGCATTCCGATATGGGCGGGAGGACCTGGACGTGTTGGGCCTGTCTTTTCGGAAGGACCTCTACATTTCCACCTTCCAggccttcccccccctcccggaGGAACAGAAACCTCTCAGCCGGCTGCAGGAGAGGCTGCTGAAGAAGTTGGGCCAACAAGCACACCCCTTCAACTTTACT GTTCCTCAGAACCTGCCTTGTTCAGTCACCCTGCAACCTGGACCAGAGGACACAGGCAAG GCATGTGGGGTAGACTTTGAGATCAGAGCGTTCTGTGCCAAATCTGTGGAAGAGAAGATTCACAAAAG GAACTCTGTGCGGCTGGTGATCAGGAAGGTGCAGTACGCCCCAGAGAAGCCCGGCCCACAGCCCATGGTGGAGACTACCCGCAGCTTCCTCATGTCCGACCGGTCCCTGCACCTGGAGGCCTCCCTGGACAAGGAG CTGTATTACCATGGGGAGCCCATCAGTGTCAACGTTCACGTGACCAACAACTCCACCAAAACCGTCAAGCGCGCCAAAATCTCTG tgCGGCAGTACGCTGATATCTGCCTGTTCAGCACTGCGCAGTACAAATGTCCTGTGGCACAGGTGGAGGCAGA TGACCAGGTGTCCCCCAGCTCCACGTTCTGTAAGGTGTACACTCTCACCCCCATGCTGAGCAACAACCGGGAGAAGAGGGGCCTGGCGCTGGATGGTAAACTCAAACACGAAGACACCAACCTGGCCTCCAGCACCAT AGTGAAGGACGTGTGCaataaggaggtcctgggcatTCTGGTTTCTTACAGAGTCAAAGTCAAACTGGTTGTGTCACGTGGAGG gGATGTGTCAGTGGAGCTGCCCTTTGTCTTAATGCACCCCAAACCCTCGGACCTGCCTAGCTCCAGGCCACAGTCAG TTGTCCCTGAGACAGACACCCCTGTGGACACCAACCTGATAGAGTTTGAGACAAA TAACTTCTCTCAGGATGACGACTTTGTTTTTGAGGACTTCGCCCGTCTGCGGCTGAAAGGAATGAAGGACGACAAGGATGAGGATGACCACTTCTGCTAA